Proteins from a genomic interval of Lysobacter arenosi:
- the rpsG gene encoding 30S ribosomal protein S7: MSRKGSTPQRSVLPDPKHGSETIARFINMVMQSGKKSVAEKIVYGAMDVISEKNPNALELVEKALGNVSPAVEVKSRRVGGATYQVPVEVRASRRMALAMRWLIESARKRGENTMPRKLAAELIDASESRGGAIKKREETHRMAEANKAFAHYRW, translated from the coding sequence ATGTCGCGTAAAGGTTCCACCCCTCAGCGTTCGGTCCTGCCGGACCCCAAGCACGGCAGCGAGACGATCGCCCGTTTCATCAACATGGTCATGCAGAGCGGCAAGAAGTCGGTCGCCGAGAAGATCGTCTACGGCGCGATGGATGTCATCAGCGAGAAGAACCCCAATGCCCTCGAGCTCGTCGAGAAGGCACTGGGCAACGTTTCGCCTGCGGTCGAAGTGAAGTCGCGTCGCGTCGGCGGTGCCACCTACCAGGTGCCGGTCGAAGTCCGTGCTTCGCGTCGCATGGCGCTGGCAATGCGCTGGCTGATCGAGTCGGCGCGCAAGCGCGGCGAGAACACCATGCCGCGCAAGCTCGCTGCCGAACTGATCGACGCCTCGGAAAGCCGCGGCGGCGCCATCAAGAAGCGCGAAGAAACCCACCGCATGGCGGAAGCGAACAAGGCGTTCGCCCACTACCGCTGGTGA
- the rpsL gene encoding 30S ribosomal protein S12 has product MATINQLVRKPRQATTYKSASPALANCPQRRGVCTRVYTTTPKKPNSALRKVAKVRLTNGYEVISYIGGEGHNLQEHSVVLIRGGRVKDLPGVRYHTVRGSLDAAGVAKRRQSRSKYGAKRPKS; this is encoded by the coding sequence ATGGCGACGATCAATCAGCTGGTCCGCAAGCCGCGGCAGGCGACCACCTACAAGAGTGCCTCGCCGGCGCTCGCGAACTGCCCGCAGCGTCGTGGCGTTTGCACCCGCGTGTACACCACGACCCCGAAGAAGCCGAACTCGGCTCTGCGTAAGGTCGCCAAGGTGCGCCTGACCAACGGTTACGAGGTCATCTCGTACATCGGCGGCGAAGGCCACAACCTTCAGGAGCACTCGGTCGTGCTGATCCGCGGCGGTCGCGTCAAGGACCTGCCGGGCGTGCGCTACCACACCGTGCGTGGCTCGCTCGATGCCGCCGGTGTCGCCAAGCGTCGCCAGAGCCGCTCCAAGTACGGCGCCAAGCGTCCGAAGTCCTAA
- the rpoB gene encoding DNA-directed RNA polymerase subunit beta produces the protein MTTASKAIYSFTEKKRIRKDFGKRKSILEIPFLLAIQVDSYREFLQENIDPAKRADRGLHAALKSVFPIASYSGNAALEYVGYKLGDPPFDERECRNRGLSYGAPLRVTVRLVIYDRESSTKAIKYVKEQEVYMGEIPLMTDNGTFIVNGTERVIVSQLHRSPGVFFDHDRGKTHSSGKLLYSARIIPYRGSWLDFEFDPKDALFTRIDRRRKLPVTVLLRALGYNNEEMLREFFEINTFHIMPEGVQWELVSERLRGETLDFDLADGDKIIVEAGKRITARHVKQLEASGIAALAVPDSYLVGRILSHDVVDSKTGELLATANDEINEDQLASFRKAGIDAVGTLWVNDLDRGAYLSNTLRIDPSKTQLEALVEIYRMMRPGEPPTKDAAQNLFHNLFFTFERYDLSAVGRMKFNRRLGRKETEGASVLYDAKYFAERKDEESVRLRNANGATSDILDVIRVLTEIRNGRGTVDDIDHLGNRRVRSVGEMAENVFRVGLVRVERAVKERLSMAESEGLTPQELINAKPVAAAIKEFFGSSQLSQFMDQNNPLSEVTHKRRVSALGPGGLTRERAGFEVRDVHPTHYGRVCTIETPEGPNIGLINSLAVFARTNRYGFLETPYRKVIDGRVTDAVEYLSAIEENEYVIAQANAPTDDDNNITAQFVACRYEGESMLRPPSEIHFMDVSPMQTVSVAAALVPFLEHDDANRALMGANMQRQAVPTLRAQKPLVGTGIERAVARDSGVTVNARRGGVIEQIDAGRIVVKVNEKEIVGETDAGVDIYTLIKYTRSNQNTCINQRPLVNVGDVVARGDVLADGPSTDIGELALGQNMLVAFMPWNGYNFEDSILLSERVVEQDRYTTIHIEELTCVARDTKLGPEEISADIPNVSEQALNRLDESGVVYIGAEVRAGDILVGKVTPKGESQLTPEEKLLRAIFGEKASDVKDSSLRVPPGMDGTVIDVQVFTRDGIEKDKRARQIEEYEIRRVKKDFDDQYRILEAAIYDRLRTQLIGRVANGGGGLKKGDTVTSLVLEGLSRKDWFTLRMKDEEAVEAIERAQKQIEVHKAEFEKRFADKRGKITQGDDLAPGVLKMVKVFLAVKRRIQPGDKMAGRHGNKGVVSTIVPVQDMPYAADGQTVDIVLNPLGVPSRMNIGQILEVHLGWAAKGLGQKIQRMLEAQQKVSELRQFLDDIYNHDTKIAGDRVDLTQFSDEELLTLAKNLCDGVPMATPVFDGAAESEIKRMLELADLPTSGQTMLFDGRTGESFERPVTVGYMHMLKLNHLVDDKMHARSTGPYSLVTQQPLGGKAQFGGQRFGEMEVWALEAYGAAYTLQEMLTVKSDDVQGRNQMYKNIVDGEYEMVAGMPESFNVLVKEIRSLAINMELEEN, from the coding sequence ATGACGACGGCCTCCAAGGCCATCTACTCGTTCACCGAAAAGAAGCGAATTCGCAAGGATTTCGGCAAGCGCAAATCCATCCTCGAAATTCCCTTCCTGCTGGCCATCCAGGTCGACTCGTACCGCGAGTTCCTGCAGGAAAACATCGATCCGGCCAAGCGCGCCGACCGCGGCCTGCACGCGGCCCTGAAGTCGGTGTTCCCGATCGCCAGCTACAGCGGCAATGCCGCGCTGGAATACGTCGGCTACAAGCTGGGCGATCCGCCGTTCGATGAGCGCGAGTGCCGTAACCGCGGCCTCTCCTACGGCGCCCCGCTGCGCGTGACCGTGCGCCTGGTGATCTACGACCGTGAGTCGTCGACCAAGGCCATCAAGTACGTGAAGGAGCAGGAGGTCTACATGGGCGAGATTCCGCTCATGACCGACAACGGCACCTTCATCGTCAACGGCACCGAGCGCGTCATCGTCTCGCAGCTGCACCGCAGCCCGGGCGTGTTCTTCGACCACGACCGCGGCAAGACCCACAGCTCGGGCAAGCTGCTGTACAGCGCCCGCATCATTCCTTACCGCGGTTCCTGGCTCGACTTCGAGTTCGACCCGAAGGATGCGCTGTTCACCCGTATCGACCGTCGCCGCAAGCTGCCGGTGACCGTGCTGCTGCGCGCACTGGGCTACAACAACGAAGAAATGCTGCGCGAGTTCTTCGAGATCAACACCTTCCACATCATGCCCGAGGGCGTGCAGTGGGAGCTGGTCTCCGAGCGCCTGCGCGGTGAAACGCTCGACTTCGACCTGGCCGACGGCGACAAGATCATCGTCGAGGCCGGCAAGCGCATCACCGCGCGCCACGTCAAGCAACTGGAGGCCTCGGGTATTGCCGCCCTGGCCGTGCCGGACAGCTACCTGGTGGGCCGCATCCTGTCGCACGACGTCGTCGACTCGAAGACCGGCGAACTGCTGGCCACGGCCAACGACGAGATCAACGAAGACCAGCTGGCCTCGTTCCGCAAGGCCGGCATCGACGCGGTCGGCACCCTGTGGGTGAACGACCTCGATCGTGGCGCCTACCTGTCCAACACCCTGCGCATCGATCCGTCGAAGACGCAGCTGGAAGCGCTGGTCGAGATCTACCGCATGATGCGTCCGGGCGAGCCGCCGACCAAGGACGCCGCGCAGAACCTGTTCCACAACCTGTTCTTCACCTTCGAGCGCTACGACCTGTCGGCCGTGGGCCGGATGAAGTTCAACCGTCGCCTCGGCCGCAAGGAAACCGAGGGCGCTTCGGTGCTCTATGACGCCAAGTACTTTGCCGAGCGCAAGGACGAGGAGTCGGTGCGCCTGCGCAACGCCAACGGCGCCACGTCCGACATCCTCGACGTGATCCGTGTGCTGACCGAGATCCGCAACGGTCGCGGCACCGTCGACGACATCGACCACCTGGGCAACCGTCGCGTGCGTTCGGTCGGCGAAATGGCCGAGAACGTGTTCCGCGTCGGCCTGGTCCGCGTCGAGCGCGCGGTCAAGGAGCGCCTGTCGATGGCCGAGTCCGAAGGCCTGACCCCGCAGGAGCTGATCAACGCCAAGCCGGTGGCCGCCGCGATCAAGGAGTTCTTCGGCTCCTCGCAGCTGTCGCAGTTCATGGACCAGAACAACCCGCTGTCGGAAGTCACCCACAAGCGTCGCGTCTCGGCCCTAGGCCCTGGCGGCCTGACCCGTGAGCGCGCCGGCTTCGAAGTCCGCGACGTCCACCCGACCCACTACGGCCGCGTCTGCACCATCGAGACGCCGGAAGGCCCGAACATCGGCCTGATCAACTCGCTCGCCGTGTTCGCCCGCACCAACCGCTACGGCTTCCTCGAGACGCCGTACCGCAAGGTCATCGACGGCCGCGTCACCGACGCCGTCGAGTACCTGTCGGCGATCGAAGAGAACGAGTACGTCATCGCCCAGGCCAATGCACCGACCGACGACGACAACAACATCACCGCCCAGTTCGTCGCCTGCCGTTACGAGGGCGAGTCGATGCTGCGTCCGCCGAGCGAGATCCACTTCATGGACGTCTCGCCGATGCAGACCGTGTCGGTCGCTGCGGCCCTGGTGCCGTTCCTCGAGCACGACGACGCCAACCGCGCACTGATGGGCGCCAACATGCAGCGCCAGGCCGTGCCGACGCTGCGTGCGCAGAAGCCGCTGGTCGGTACCGGCATCGAGCGCGCCGTGGCGCGTGACTCGGGCGTGACCGTCAATGCCCGTCGTGGTGGCGTGATCGAGCAGATCGACGCAGGCCGCATCGTGGTCAAGGTCAACGAGAAGGAAATCGTTGGCGAGACCGATGCCGGCGTCGACATCTACACCCTGATCAAGTACACCCGCTCCAACCAGAACACCTGCATCAACCAGCGTCCGCTGGTGAACGTCGGTGACGTGGTTGCGCGCGGCGACGTGCTGGCGGACGGTCCGTCGACCGACATCGGCGAGCTCGCGCTCGGCCAGAACATGCTGGTCGCGTTCATGCCGTGGAACGGCTACAACTTCGAGGACTCGATCCTGCTCTCCGAGCGCGTGGTCGAGCAGGATCGTTACACCACGATCCACATCGAAGAGCTGACCTGCGTCGCCCGCGACACCAAGCTGGGACCGGAGGAAATCTCCGCCGACATCCCGAACGTCTCCGAGCAGGCCCTCAACCGCCTCGACGAGTCGGGCGTGGTCTACATCGGCGCCGAAGTGCGTGCCGGCGACATCCTGGTCGGCAAGGTCACGCCGAAGGGCGAGTCGCAGCTGACCCCGGAAGAGAAGCTGCTTCGCGCGATCTTCGGCGAGAAGGCCTCCGACGTTAAGGACAGCTCGCTGCGCGTTCCGCCGGGCATGGACGGCACCGTCATCGACGTGCAGGTCTTCACCCGCGACGGCATCGAGAAGGACAAGCGCGCGCGCCAGATCGAGGAATACGAGATCCGTCGCGTCAAGAAGGACTTCGACGACCAGTACCGCATCCTCGAAGCGGCCATCTATGACCGCCTGCGCACTCAGCTGATCGGTCGCGTCGCCAACGGCGGCGGTGGCCTGAAGAAGGGCGACACCGTCACCTCGCTCGTGCTGGAAGGCCTGTCCCGCAAGGACTGGTTCACCCTGCGCATGAAGGACGAGGAAGCGGTCGAAGCCATCGAGCGCGCGCAGAAGCAGATCGAGGTCCACAAGGCCGAGTTCGAGAAGCGCTTCGCCGACAAGCGCGGCAAGATCACCCAGGGCGATGACCTCGCACCGGGCGTGCTGAAGATGGTGAAGGTGTTCCTCGCGGTGAAGCGCCGCATCCAGCCGGGCGACAAGATGGCCGGCCGCCACGGCAACAAGGGTGTCGTGTCGACCATCGTGCCGGTGCAGGACATGCCGTACGCCGCCGACGGCCAGACCGTCGACATCGTGCTCAATCCGCTGGGCGTGCCGTCGCGTATGAACATCGGCCAGATCCTCGAAGTGCATCTGGGCTGGGCCGCAAAGGGCCTGGGCCAGAAGATCCAGCGCATGCTGGAAGCACAGCAGAAGGTCTCCGAGCTGCGTCAGTTCCTCGACGACATCTACAACCACGACACCAAGATCGCCGGTGACCGCGTCGACCTGACCCAGTTCAGCGACGAGGAGCTGCTGACGCTCGCCAAGAACCTGTGCGATGGCGTGCCGATGGCAACCCCGGTGTTCGACGGTGCCGCCGAGTCGGAGATCAAGCGCATGCTCGAGCTCGCCGACCTGCCCACCAGCGGCCAGACCATGCTGTTCGACGGTCGCACCGGTGAGTCGTTCGAGCGTCCGGTCACGGTCGGCTACATGCACATGCTGAAGCTGAACCACCTGGTCGACGACAAGATGCACGCCCGTTCCACTGGTCCGTACTCGCTCGTCACCCAGCAGCCGCTGGGCGGCAAGGCGCAGTTCGGTGGCCAGCGCTTCGGTGAGATGGAAGTCTGGGCGCTGGAAGCCTACGGCGCGGCCTACACCCTGCAGGAAATGCTGACGGTGAAGTCCGACGACGTGCAGGGCCGCAACCAGATGTACAAGAACATCGTCGACGGCGAGTACGAAATGGTCGCCGGCATGCCGGAGTCCTTCAACGTGCTTGTGAAGGAAATCCGCTCGCTCGCGATCAACATGGAGCTGGAAGAGAACTGA
- the rplL gene encoding 50S ribosomal protein L7/L12, protein MSLSNEQIVDAIAEKTLLEVMELVKAIEEKFGVSAAAPVVAAGPAVAAAVVEEQTEFNVILKAAGEKKVEVIKAVRAITGLGLKEAKDLVEGAPQTVKEAVSKDDAEKFKKDLEAAGASVELK, encoded by the coding sequence ATGTCCCTGTCCAACGAACAGATCGTCGACGCCATTGCCGAGAAGACCCTTCTCGAGGTGATGGAGCTGGTCAAGGCGATCGAAGAGAAGTTCGGCGTCTCCGCCGCCGCTCCGGTCGTCGCTGCCGGCCCGGCCGTTGCCGCCGCCGTCGTCGAAGAGCAGACCGAGTTCAACGTCATCCTGAAGGCTGCCGGCGAGAAGAAGGTCGAAGTCATCAAGGCCGTCCGCGCCATCACCGGCCTGGGCCTGAAGGAAGCGAAGGACCTCGTCGAGGGTGCTCCGCAGACCGTCAAGGAAGCCGTCTCGAAGGACGACGCCGAGAAGTTCAAGAAGGACCTCGAGGCTGCCGGCGCATCGGTCGAGCTGAAGTAA
- the rplJ gene encoding 50S ribosomal protein L10 produces MALNLSQKQEVVAELAEVAAKAHSLIAVEYAGTTVSQMTAMRKKARETGVFLKVVKNTLASRAVVGTEYECAKDVLTGPLLYAFSMEEPGAAGRLIKEFAKGNDKLQAKVVAMGGQVYPASHVEVLASLPTLEQALAMLARVLNEPATMFARAVKAVADKQGGGDVADAEAEAVAEPA; encoded by the coding sequence ATGGCTCTCAATCTGTCCCAGAAGCAAGAAGTAGTAGCCGAGCTGGCAGAAGTCGCCGCCAAGGCCCACTCCTTGATTGCTGTCGAGTACGCGGGCACCACGGTCAGTCAGATGACCGCGATGCGCAAGAAGGCTCGTGAAACCGGCGTTTTCTTGAAAGTTGTCAAGAACACCCTGGCTTCGCGCGCCGTCGTCGGTACCGAGTACGAGTGCGCGAAAGACGTGCTCACCGGTCCGCTGCTGTACGCATTCTCGATGGAAGAACCCGGCGCTGCCGGTCGTCTGATCAAGGAATTCGCCAAGGGTAACGACAAGCTGCAGGCCAAGGTCGTCGCGATGGGTGGCCAGGTTTATCCGGCCAGCCACGTCGAAGTCCTCGCTTCGCTGCCGACCCTCGAACAGGCTCTGGCCATGCTGGCCCGCGTCCTCAACGAGCCGGCAACGATGTTCGCCCGCGCCGTCAAGGCAGTGGCCGACAAGCAGGGCGGTGGCGATGTTGCCGACGCCGAAGCCGAAGCAGTGGCGGAACCGGCGTAA
- the rplA gene encoding 50S ribosomal protein L1 has translation MAMTKREKAIKAAVVPGKTYAIDDALKIVKTATKAKFVESVDVAVRLGVDAKKSDQQVRGSTVLPAGTGKSVRVAVFAPAGAKADEAIAAGAEAVGMDDLAEKMMAGDLNYDVVIATPDAMRVVGKLGQVLGPRGLMPNPKVGTVSPNPAEAVKNAKGGQVRYRTDKAGIIHCTIGKASFEDASLKENLTALLLDLIKAKPSSAKGQYLQKISISTTMGPGVAVDEGTLTLK, from the coding sequence ATGGCAATGACCAAGCGCGAAAAGGCCATCAAGGCCGCAGTTGTCCCGGGCAAGACCTACGCCATCGACGACGCACTCAAGATCGTGAAGACCGCCACCAAGGCCAAGTTCGTCGAGTCCGTCGACGTTGCCGTGCGCCTGGGCGTGGACGCGAAGAAGTCCGACCAGCAGGTTCGCGGTTCGACCGTGCTGCCGGCCGGTACCGGCAAGTCGGTGCGCGTGGCGGTGTTCGCCCCCGCCGGTGCGAAGGCTGACGAAGCCATCGCCGCTGGCGCCGAAGCCGTGGGCATGGACGACCTGGCCGAGAAGATGATGGCCGGCGACCTGAACTACGACGTCGTCATCGCCACCCCGGACGCCATGCGCGTCGTCGGTAAGCTGGGCCAGGTGCTCGGCCCGCGTGGCCTGATGCCGAACCCGAAGGTCGGCACCGTTTCGCCGAACCCGGCCGAAGCCGTCAAGAACGCCAAGGGCGGCCAGGTGCGTTACCGCACCGACAAGGCCGGCATCATCCACTGCACCATCGGCAAGGCTTCCTTCGAAGACGCCTCGCTGAAGGAAAACCTGACCGCGCTGCTGCTCGACCTGATCAAGGCCAAGCCGTCGTCCGCCAAGGGCCAGTACCTGCAGAAGATCTCGATCAGCACCACCATGGGCCCCGGCGTTGCCGTGGACGAGGGCACGCTGACGCTCAAGTGA
- the rplK gene encoding 50S ribosomal protein L11, with product MAKKVVGYIKLQVKAGQANPSPPVGPALGQRGLNIMEFCKAFNAATSKLEPGLPTPVIITAYSDRTFTFITKSTPASVLLKKAAGIASGSKRPNTEKVGKVTRAQLEAIAKQKEADLTAADLDAAVKTIAGSARSMGLVVEG from the coding sequence ATGGCTAAGAAAGTAGTCGGTTACATCAAGTTGCAGGTCAAGGCCGGCCAGGCCAACCCGTCGCCGCCCGTCGGCCCGGCCCTGGGCCAGCGCGGCCTGAACATCATGGAGTTCTGCAAGGCATTCAACGCCGCGACCTCCAAGCTCGAGCCGGGTCTGCCGACGCCGGTCATCATCACCGCGTACTCGGACCGTACCTTCACCTTCATCACCAAGTCGACCCCGGCTTCGGTGCTGCTGAAGAAGGCCGCCGGCATCGCCTCGGGCTCCAAGCGCCCGAACACCGAGAAGGTGGGCAAGGTCACCCGCGCCCAGCTCGAAGCGATTGCCAAGCAGAAGGAAGCTGACCTCACGGCAGCCGACCTGGATGCAGCGGTCAAGACGATTGCGGGTTCGGCCCGCAGCATGGGTCTGGTGGTGGAGGGTTAA
- the nusG gene encoding transcription termination/antitermination protein NusG, with product MSEVHKRWYVVHAYSGFEKSVAQALRDRIVRDGMQERFGEVLVPTEEVVEMRSGQKRRSERKFFPGYVLVQIATHDEAGIPRMDNESWHLVKETPKVMGFIGGTADRPLPIADHEADMILQRVQEGVEKPKPKVLFEPGEMVRVIDGPFNDFNGVVEEINYEKSRLRVAVLIFGRSTPVELEFGQVEKA from the coding sequence ATGAGCGAAGTGCATAAGCGTTGGTACGTGGTACATGCCTACTCGGGCTTCGAGAAGTCCGTGGCACAGGCGCTGCGTGACCGTATCGTTCGCGACGGCATGCAGGAGCGTTTCGGCGAAGTGCTGGTCCCGACCGAAGAAGTCGTGGAAATGCGCTCCGGCCAGAAGCGTCGTTCCGAGCGCAAGTTCTTCCCGGGCTATGTCCTGGTCCAGATCGCGACCCATGACGAAGCGGGCATCCCGCGCATGGACAACGAGAGCTGGCACCTGGTCAAGGAGACCCCGAAGGTGATGGGCTTCATCGGCGGCACCGCCGACCGCCCGCTGCCGATCGCCGACCACGAGGCCGACATGATCCTGCAGCGCGTGCAGGAAGGCGTCGAGAAGCCCAAGCCCAAGGTGCTGTTCGAGCCGGGCGAGATGGTCCGGGTCATCGACGGCCCGTTCAACGACTTCAACGGCGTGGTCGAAGAGATCAACTACGAGAAGAGCCGCCTGCGCGTGGCCGTGCTCATCTTCGGCCGCTCGACCCCGGTCGAGCTGGAATTCGGGCAGGTCGAGAAGGCCTGA
- the secE gene encoding preprotein translocase subunit SecE, translated as MNSKVEQHGSSSAGDIVKYALAVLLVAAGVAAYIYFDQWAGALRALAVAGGLVLGAGVFLTSSKGLQTREFLSESRFELRKVVWPTRQEAMRTTWVVMIAVAVLSLILAGFDVVIQAAVKFLLGR; from the coding sequence ATGAACAGCAAGGTCGAACAACACGGATCCTCCTCCGCCGGCGACATCGTCAAGTACGCACTTGCCGTGCTGCTGGTCGCTGCGGGCGTGGCCGCCTACATCTACTTCGACCAGTGGGCCGGCGCGCTGCGCGCCCTGGCCGTCGCTGGCGGCCTGGTCCTGGGTGCCGGTGTGTTCCTGACCAGCTCCAAGGGCCTGCAAACCCGCGAATTCCTGTCTGAATCGCGCTTCGAGCTGCGCAAGGTTGTCTGGCCGACCCGCCAGGAAGCCATGCGCACCACCTGGGTGGTCATGATTGCCGTCGCCGTGCTGAGCCTGATCCTGGCCGGTTTCGACGTGGTGATCCAGGCCGCAGTCAAGTTCCTGCTGGGGCGCTGA
- the tuf gene encoding elongation factor Tu: MAKGKFERTKPHVNVGTIGHVDHGKTTLTAALTKVGAERFGGEFKAYDAIDAAPEEKARGITISTAHVEYESPNRHYAHVDCPGHADYVKNMITGAAQMDGAILVCSAADGPMPQTREHILLSRQVGVPYIVVFLNKADMVDDAELLELVEMEVRELLSKYDFPGDDTPIIHGSARLALEGDQSEIGVPAILKLVDALDTFIPEPQRDVDKAFLMPVEDVFSISGRGTVVTGRIERGIIKVGDEIEIVGIRPTQKTTVTGVEMFRKLLDQGQAGDNAGLLLRGTKRDDVERGQVLCKPGSITPHTEFEAEVYVLSKDEGGRHTPFFKGYRPQFYFRTTDITGAVTLPEGVEMVMPGDNIKMVVSLINPVAMDEGLRFAIREGGRTVGAGVVAKIIK, translated from the coding sequence ATGGCCAAGGGTAAGTTTGAGCGCACCAAGCCGCACGTGAACGTGGGCACGATCGGTCACGTCGACCACGGCAAGACGACGCTGACGGCGGCACTGACGAAGGTGGGCGCGGAGCGTTTCGGTGGCGAGTTCAAGGCGTACGACGCGATCGACGCGGCGCCGGAAGAGAAGGCTCGCGGCATCACGATCTCGACCGCACACGTCGAGTACGAGAGCCCGAACCGCCACTACGCACACGTGGACTGCCCGGGCCACGCCGACTACGTGAAGAACATGATCACGGGTGCGGCGCAGATGGACGGCGCGATCCTGGTGTGCTCGGCCGCTGACGGCCCGATGCCGCAGACGCGCGAGCACATCCTGCTGTCGCGCCAGGTCGGCGTGCCGTACATCGTCGTGTTCCTGAACAAGGCCGACATGGTCGACGACGCCGAGCTGCTCGAGCTGGTCGAGATGGAAGTCCGTGAGCTGCTGTCGAAGTACGACTTCCCGGGCGACGACACCCCGATCATCCACGGTTCGGCCCGTCTGGCGCTGGAAGGCGACCAGTCGGAAATCGGCGTGCCGGCGATCCTGAAGCTGGTCGACGCGCTCGACACCTTCATCCCGGAGCCGCAGCGTGACGTCGACAAGGCGTTCCTGATGCCGGTGGAAGACGTGTTCTCGATCTCGGGCCGCGGCACCGTGGTGACCGGCCGTATCGAGCGCGGCATCATCAAGGTCGGCGACGAAATCGAAATCGTCGGTATCCGTCCGACCCAGAAGACGACCGTCACCGGCGTCGAGATGTTCCGCAAGCTGCTCGACCAGGGTCAGGCAGGCGACAACGCCGGTCTGCTGCTGCGCGGCACCAAGCGTGACGACGTCGAGCGCGGCCAGGTGCTGTGCAAGCCGGGTTCGATCACCCCGCACACCGAGTTCGAAGCCGAGGTGTACGTGCTGTCGAAGGACGAGGGCGGCCGTCACACCCCGTTCTTCAAGGGCTACCGTCCGCAGTTCTACTTCCGCACGACCGACATCACCGGCGCAGTGACGCTGCCGGAAGGCGTCGAGATGGTCATGCCGGGCGACAACATCAAGATGGTCGTCTCACTGATCAACCCGGTCGCGATGGACGAAGGCCTGCGCTTCGCAATCCGCGAAGGCGGCCGCACCGTCGGCGCCGGCGTCGTGGCGAAGATCATCAAGTAA
- the pth gene encoding aminoacyl-tRNA hydrolase, with protein sequence MAAGLRLIVGLGNPGAEHLRTRHNAGFWFVDALASRLGGRFGLESKLFGETCKVDIAGQPVWLLKPATFMNLSGKSVTAALRYWKIEPEQMLVCHDELDLDAGVARIKFDGGHGGQNGLRDISQLLGHGKYHRLRIGIGHPGHKDRVTSWVLGRPGSADEAMILRAIDDAQDVLPLAVTGDFNEAMKRLHTPRA encoded by the coding sequence ATGGCTGCTGGTCTGCGCCTCATTGTCGGCCTGGGAAATCCCGGAGCCGAACACCTCCGGACCCGGCACAACGCCGGGTTCTGGTTTGTGGACGCCCTGGCTTCACGCCTGGGCGGCCGCTTTGGTCTGGAATCCAAGCTGTTCGGCGAGACCTGCAAGGTCGACATCGCCGGCCAGCCGGTCTGGCTGCTCAAGCCGGCCACTTTCATGAACCTGTCCGGCAAGTCCGTCACCGCGGCCCTGCGCTACTGGAAGATCGAGCCGGAGCAGATGCTGGTCTGCCACGATGAGCTCGACCTCGACGCCGGCGTCGCCCGCATCAAGTTCGACGGTGGTCATGGCGGCCAGAACGGCCTGCGCGACATCAGCCAGCTGCTCGGCCACGGCAAGTACCACCGCCTGCGCATCGGCATTGGCCATCCGGGCCACAAGGATCGCGTCACCTCCTGGGTGCTGGGCCGTCCCGGCAGCGCCGACGAGGCGATGATCCTGCGCGCCATCGACGACGCCCAGGACGTACTGCCCCTGGCGGTCACCGGCGACTTCAACGAGGCCATGAAGCGGCTGCACACGCCGCGGGCCTGA
- a CDS encoding 50S ribosomal protein L25/general stress protein Ctc, translating into MSEHILKATGRSVEGKGASRRLRHAASIPAIVYGGKSAPQPIQLDHEKTWLAQQNEWFYSSILTLEIDGKAEPVLLRDMQRHPFKQIIMHLDFQRVDLNQALKAAVPLHFLNQDSSPAGKAADVVITHELNEVTVSCLPKDLPEFIEVDLAKLAVGDVVHLSDIKLPKGVELPELKLGKEHDVAVVMAKHGRVESEETSEETPAEVPATKAAKKDEK; encoded by the coding sequence ATGTCTGAACACATCCTCAAGGCCACTGGCCGCAGCGTCGAAGGGAAGGGTGCGAGCCGCCGTCTTCGTCATGCCGCCAGCATCCCGGCCATCGTCTACGGCGGCAAGTCCGCGCCGCAGCCCATCCAGCTCGACCACGAGAAGACCTGGCTGGCCCAGCAGAACGAGTGGTTCTACTCCTCGATCCTGACCCTCGAGATCGACGGCAAGGCCGAGCCGGTCCTGCTGCGTGACATGCAGCGCCATCCGTTCAAGCAGATCATCATGCACCTGGACTTCCAGCGCGTTGATCTGAACCAGGCGCTGAAGGCTGCCGTGCCGCTGCACTTCCTCAACCAGGACAGCTCGCCGGCCGGCAAGGCCGCCGACGTGGTCATCACCCACGAGCTCAACGAAGTCACCGTCAGCTGCCTGCCCAAGGACCTGCCGGAGTTCATCGAAGTCGACCTGGCCAAGCTGGCCGTCGGCGACGTGGTGCACCTGTCGGACATCAAGCTGCCCAAGGGCGTCGAGCTGCCGGAACTGAAGCTGGGCAAGGAACACGACGTTGCCGTCGTGATGGCCAAGCACGGTCGCGTCGAATCCGAGGAAACCTCGGAAGAGACCCCGGCCGAAGTGCCGGCGACCAAGGCCGCCAAGAAGGACGAGAAGTAA